A portion of the Thermoanaerobaculum aquaticum genome contains these proteins:
- the rfbB gene encoding dTDP-glucose 4,6-dehydratase produces MSVRILVTGGCGFIGSNFVRLILSERPDWEVVNLDKLTYAGRLENLQDMADNPRYRFIHGDICDPQAVAEAMRGCQFAVNFAAETHVDRSLLGASHFIDTDVKGVLVLLEEARRVGLARFIQISTDEVYGSIEQGSFTEESVLNPRNPYAASKAGGDRMAYAYWATYGVPVIITRASNNYGPYQYPEKLIPLFVTNALRDEPLPLYGDGRNVRDWLFVEDHCRALLFLLEHGQPGEVYNIAGGNERENIEVTRAVLRLLGKPESLIRFVADRPGHDRRYSLDASKLHRLGWQPQVPFEVGLERTVRWYVDNRWWWEPIKDHDGEFRRYYELQYGARLA; encoded by the coding sequence ATGAGCGTGCGTATTTTGGTTACCGGTGGTTGTGGCTTCATCGGCTCTAACTTTGTGCGCTTGATCCTTTCGGAGCGTCCCGATTGGGAAGTGGTGAACCTGGACAAGCTCACCTACGCGGGGCGGCTGGAAAACCTCCAGGATATGGCGGACAACCCCAGGTACCGCTTTATCCATGGCGACATTTGCGATCCCCAGGCGGTGGCCGAAGCCATGAGGGGGTGCCAGTTTGCCGTGAACTTTGCGGCCGAAACCCACGTGGATCGCTCGCTGTTGGGGGCCTCTCACTTCATTGATACCGATGTAAAAGGCGTTCTGGTGTTGCTGGAGGAAGCCCGTCGGGTGGGGCTTGCGCGCTTTATCCAGATTTCCACCGATGAGGTGTACGGCTCCATTGAGCAAGGCTCTTTTACCGAAGAAAGCGTGCTCAACCCCCGCAACCCTTACGCCGCCTCCAAGGCCGGTGGGGACCGCATGGCTTACGCGTACTGGGCCACCTACGGTGTGCCGGTGATCATTACCCGGGCTTCCAACAACTACGGACCTTACCAGTACCCGGAAAAGCTCATCCCGCTTTTCGTCACCAACGCCCTGCGGGACGAGCCCTTGCCCCTTTACGGCGATGGCCGCAACGTGCGCGATTGGCTCTTTGTGGAAGACCACTGCCGCGCCCTTCTGTTTCTCCTGGAGCACGGCCAGCCCGGCGAGGTTTACAACATTGCCGGCGGCAACGAGCGGGAAAACATCGAGGTGACCCGCGCCGTTTTGCGGCTTTTAGGCAAGCCGGAATCGCTCATTCGCTTTGTGGCCGACCGCCCCGGCCACGACCGCCGCTATTCCCTGGACGCCAGCAAGCTGCACCGCCTCGGTTGGCAACCGCAGGTGCCCTTTGAGGTGGGGCTTGAGCGCACCGTGCGGTGGTACGTGGACAACCGCTGGTGGTGGGAGCCGATCAAGGACCACGACGGGGAGTTTCGCCGCTACTACGAGCTGCAGTACGGAGCCCGGCTGGCATGA
- a CDS encoding CsgG/HfaB family protein, with product MKKLVFGLLVCFLAGPLAAEKPRVAVLEFGHKALEAHWSRAGEAAQDMFITELVKSGRFTVIDRERLDAIMREKNLSLAGDIDPRTAVQAGKLLGVEYILFGNVTEFGEETAGAKVGWGIGVDVRRKKFVAALDARLVNTTTGEIVWADKARKEESNVKVFVMGSGGGVDDRRMFDKVLLPCVEELAKKLTTLELATSATVVGRVSGKIARIDGGKIFINLGAEHGLKEGDTFDVYKTGAVIKDPDTGEVLGAEEEKIGTIRVVAVKGPKYAECAVVSGGGFAVGNVVK from the coding sequence ATGAAAAAGTTGGTGTTTGGCTTGCTGGTTTGTTTCCTGGCCGGTCCCTTGGCCGCCGAGAAGCCTCGGGTGGCGGTTTTGGAGTTCGGGCACAAGGCGTTGGAAGCCCACTGGAGCCGAGCCGGAGAAGCCGCCCAGGACATGTTCATCACCGAGCTGGTGAAGTCGGGGAGGTTTACGGTCATTGATCGCGAGCGCTTGGACGCCATCATGCGCGAGAAAAACCTGTCGCTGGCGGGTGATATTGACCCTCGAACCGCTGTCCAAGCCGGCAAGCTCCTTGGGGTGGAGTACATCCTCTTTGGCAACGTCACGGAGTTTGGAGAGGAAACGGCGGGGGCGAAGGTTGGCTGGGGCATTGGCGTGGACGTGCGGCGCAAGAAGTTTGTGGCGGCCCTGGATGCGCGGCTGGTGAACACCACCACTGGTGAGATCGTTTGGGCCGACAAGGCACGGAAAGAGGAGTCCAACGTCAAAGTGTTCGTCATGGGCTCCGGTGGTGGGGTGGACGATCGCCGGATGTTTGACAAGGTGCTTTTGCCCTGCGTGGAAGAGCTAGCGAAAAAGCTCACCACCCTAGAGCTGGCCACCTCTGCCACGGTGGTGGGCAGAGTAAGCGGCAAGATCGCTCGTATTGATGGCGGCAAGATCTTTATCAATTTGGGTGCCGAGCATGGGCTTAAAGAGGGCGACACCTTCGATGTTTACAAGACCGGCGCGGTCATCAAGGATCCGGACACCGGCGAAGTTTTAGGTGCGGAAGAGGAAAAAATCGGCACCATCCGTGTGGTGGCGGTGAAGGGGCCCAAGTATGCCGAATGCGCCGTGGTGAGCGGGGGGGGCTTTGCGGTAGGAAATGTGGTGAAATAG
- a CDS encoding NADP-dependent malic enzyme, with protein MSNGKITREEALAYHSGKRKGKLSVVPTKPCLTQRDLSMAYTPGVAEPCREIAKNPELVYEYTNKGNLVGVISNGTAVLGLGNIGPLAGKPVMEGKGVLFKRFADIDVFDIEVASEDPDEVIRFCQLIEPTLGGINLEDIKAPECFYIEETLKKTLSIPVFHDDQHGTAIISGAAFLNALEIAGKRIDEVKVVFCGAGAAGIACAKLYLALGVKKENLILVDTKGVVYKGRTEGMNPYKEEFAADTDARTLADALRGADAFIGVSGPNLVTPEMLLSMAENPIVFAMANPDPEIPYEVAVATRPDVIMATGRSDYPNQVNNVLGFPFIFRGALDVAAREINEEMKMAAVQALANLAKEDVPDSVIRAYGGKPIKFGREYLIPKPFDYRVLLWEAPAVAEAAIRTGVARKPFSSKEDYVRELESRLSRTRQVMHFVFDRAKQDPKRIVFAEGEHPKIVRAAKVLVEEGICRPVLLGKKENVEQLLAEYEVPREKVEVVDPATHPRFEEYVKKFHQMRWRRGVAEDDARKLMKDPVYFGNMMVHEGEADGLISGLTMHYPDTIRPALQIHHTQPGVTRVAGVYLLLFEDRMVFIADTTVNQDPTAEELAEIAFMAARVARNYFGVEPRVAMLSYSNFGSNTDERSLKVRKAVEIARQRWPELAIDGEMQADVAVEPQVAREIYPFSTIQGDANVLVCPDLEAANIAYKLLWRLGKGEAIGPILTGVNAAVHVLQRGVEVGDIVNMAAMCVLKAQRLQDH; from the coding sequence ATGAGCAACGGTAAGATCACCCGCGAAGAGGCCTTGGCCTACCATTCCGGGAAAAGGAAGGGCAAGCTTTCGGTGGTTCCCACCAAGCCTTGTCTCACCCAACGGGACCTTTCCATGGCTTATACCCCCGGGGTGGCCGAGCCTTGCCGGGAAATCGCCAAAAACCCCGAGCTGGTGTACGAATACACCAACAAAGGGAACCTGGTGGGGGTGATTTCTAACGGTACGGCAGTGTTGGGCCTGGGCAACATTGGCCCCCTGGCGGGGAAGCCAGTGATGGAGGGCAAGGGTGTCCTCTTCAAGCGCTTTGCGGACATTGACGTTTTTGACATTGAAGTGGCCAGCGAGGACCCCGATGAGGTGATTCGCTTCTGCCAGCTCATCGAGCCCACCCTGGGCGGCATTAATTTGGAGGACATCAAAGCCCCCGAGTGCTTTTACATCGAGGAAACCCTCAAGAAAACCCTCTCGATTCCGGTCTTCCACGACGACCAGCACGGTACCGCCATCATTTCCGGGGCGGCCTTTCTCAATGCACTGGAAATCGCTGGGAAACGAATTGACGAGGTGAAGGTGGTGTTTTGCGGTGCCGGCGCGGCCGGCATTGCCTGCGCCAAGCTTTACCTGGCCCTGGGCGTGAAGAAGGAAAACCTCATTCTGGTGGACACCAAAGGGGTGGTCTACAAGGGCCGCACCGAGGGTATGAACCCGTACAAGGAGGAGTTTGCCGCCGATACCGACGCCCGCACGCTGGCGGATGCCCTTCGGGGTGCCGATGCCTTCATTGGCGTTTCCGGGCCCAACCTGGTGACCCCGGAAATGCTGCTGTCCATGGCGGAAAACCCCATCGTCTTTGCCATGGCTAACCCCGATCCGGAAATCCCCTACGAAGTGGCCGTAGCTACCAGGCCCGACGTCATCATGGCTACCGGGCGCTCGGACTACCCCAACCAGGTGAACAACGTGCTGGGGTTCCCCTTCATCTTCCGCGGGGCCTTGGACGTGGCGGCCCGGGAGATTAACGAAGAAATGAAGATGGCGGCGGTGCAGGCCTTGGCCAACCTGGCTAAGGAGGACGTGCCCGATTCGGTGATCCGCGCTTACGGCGGAAAACCCATCAAGTTCGGACGTGAGTACCTGATCCCCAAGCCCTTCGATTACCGGGTGCTGTTGTGGGAAGCGCCGGCGGTGGCGGAAGCTGCCATCCGCACGGGCGTGGCGCGCAAGCCGTTTTCATCGAAGGAGGACTACGTGCGGGAGCTGGAATCCCGGCTTTCCCGCACCCGCCAGGTGATGCACTTCGTTTTCGACCGGGCCAAGCAGGATCCCAAGCGCATCGTTTTTGCCGAAGGGGAGCACCCGAAGATCGTGCGGGCGGCCAAGGTTCTGGTGGAGGAAGGCATCTGCCGGCCGGTGCTTTTGGGCAAAAAGGAAAACGTCGAACAGCTTCTGGCCGAGTACGAGGTGCCCAGGGAGAAGGTGGAGGTGGTGGACCCGGCAACGCACCCCCGCTTCGAGGAGTACGTGAAGAAGTTCCACCAGATGCGGTGGCGGCGGGGTGTGGCTGAAGACGATGCCCGCAAGCTCATGAAGGACCCGGTGTACTTTGGCAACATGATGGTCCACGAGGGGGAAGCCGACGGGCTCATTTCCGGTCTCACCATGCACTACCCCGACACCATCCGTCCGGCGCTGCAAATTCACCATACCCAGCCGGGCGTCACCCGGGTGGCCGGTGTGTACCTGTTGCTTTTCGAGGACCGCATGGTCTTTATCGCCGATACCACCGTCAACCAGGATCCCACGGCCGAAGAGCTGGCAGAAATTGCCTTCATGGCCGCGCGGGTGGCCCGCAACTACTTCGGTGTGGAGCCGCGGGTGGCCATGCTCTCCTACTCCAACTTCGGGTCGAATACCGATGAGCGTTCGCTGAAGGTGCGAAAAGCCGTGGAGATTGCCCGCCAGCGCTGGCCGGAGCTGGCCATTGATGGGGAAATGCAGGCCGATGTGGCGGTGGAGCCCCAGGTGGCGCGAGAGATCTATCCCTTTTCGACGATCCAGGGCGATGCCAACGTGCTCGTTTGCCCGGATTTGGAAGCCGCCAACATCGCCTACAAGCTGCTCTGGCGGTTGGGCAAGGGGGAAGCCATTGGCCCCATCCTCACCGGCGTCAACGCCGCGGTGCACGTGCTGCAGCGCGGGGTGGAGGTGGGGGACATCGTCAACATGGCGGCCATGTGCGTGCTGAAGGCCCAGCGCCTCCAGGATCACTGA
- the rfbD gene encoding dTDP-4-dehydrorhamnose reductase gives MRVLITGARGQLGRALVDLGRGQGWQLWAYDLPEFDLTDVGAVQEAVRTAQPEVIFNAAAFTAVDRAEEEPEAAFAVNARAVATLASVADEVGALLVHLSTDYVFDGQNSRPYREDDPPNPLSVYGRSKLEGEKAAARASKHLIVRTSWLFGRGWNFVEAIRKQLLGGARQLRVVADQFGRPTYAEDLAEALVRLVNAGAYGLFHVANTGETNWAGFAREIAAQLGFSVPVVDISTEEAGRPAPRPRYSVLDTAKFDSLGQPLPPWQEALARYLRATSR, from the coding sequence ATGAGGGTGCTGATCACCGGCGCTCGCGGTCAGCTGGGCCGGGCCCTGGTGGACTTGGGGCGGGGGCAGGGTTGGCAGCTTTGGGCTTACGACTTGCCCGAGTTTGACCTTACCGATGTGGGTGCAGTACAAGAAGCCGTACGCACCGCCCAGCCTGAGGTCATCTTTAACGCTGCCGCTTTCACCGCTGTGGACCGCGCCGAAGAAGAGCCGGAAGCGGCCTTTGCCGTGAACGCCCGGGCGGTGGCGACGCTGGCCAGCGTGGCCGACGAGGTGGGTGCGCTTCTGGTGCACCTTTCCACCGATTACGTGTTTGACGGGCAAAACTCGCGCCCTTACCGGGAAGATGACCCCCCCAACCCGCTTTCCGTGTACGGCCGCTCGAAATTGGAAGGCGAAAAGGCGGCGGCCAGGGCCTCAAAGCACCTCATCGTGCGTACCTCATGGCTTTTTGGCCGGGGCTGGAACTTCGTGGAGGCCATCCGCAAGCAGCTTTTAGGTGGTGCCCGGCAATTGCGGGTGGTGGCGGATCAGTTCGGCAGGCCCACCTACGCCGAAGATTTAGCTGAAGCCTTAGTGCGGTTGGTCAATGCGGGAGCTTACGGCCTCTTCCACGTGGCCAACACCGGCGAAACCAACTGGGCGGGTTTTGCCCGGGAAATTGCCGCGCAGCTGGGGTTTTCCGTGCCGGTGGTGGATATTTCCACGGAAGAGGCGGGCCGGCCTGCCCCTCGCCCCCGCTACTCGGTGCTGGATACCGCAAAGTTTGACTCCCTCGGTCAGCCGCTTCCTCCCTGGCAGGAGGCTTTGGCCCGCTACCTACGGGCCACCAGCCGCTAG
- the folE gene encoding GTP cyclohydrolase I FolE, with the protein MRPELLRKSKASAPASEEELIKRLAPHVEAILDQLGVDRSDPNLQDTPRRVAAMFLEMFHGLKEGAEPSVTVFPNEERYSAMVMERDIPFYSMCAHHLVPFYGHAHIAYIPGKHIVGLSKIPRILEFYAKRPQIQERLTEQVADYLWQRLEPLGVMVVIEARHLCMEMRGVKKPGTLTVTSAIRGAFENAKVREEFLGFLNRSQKW; encoded by the coding sequence ATGCGTCCCGAGCTTTTGCGGAAATCAAAAGCCAGTGCACCGGCAAGCGAGGAGGAGCTTATCAAGCGGCTTGCTCCCCATGTGGAAGCCATCCTTGACCAGCTCGGTGTGGATCGAAGCGATCCCAACCTCCAGGACACCCCTCGCCGGGTGGCCGCCATGTTTCTGGAGATGTTTCACGGCCTTAAGGAAGGCGCCGAGCCCTCGGTGACGGTGTTCCCCAACGAAGAACGGTACTCGGCCATGGTCATGGAGCGCGACATCCCCTTTTACTCCATGTGCGCCCATCACCTGGTGCCCTTTTACGGTCACGCCCATATTGCCTATATCCCCGGCAAGCACATTGTGGGCCTTTCCAAAATCCCACGCATTCTGGAGTTTTACGCCAAACGGCCGCAAATTCAGGAGCGGCTCACCGAGCAGGTGGCCGACTACCTGTGGCAGCGGCTGGAGCCCCTGGGGGTGATGGTGGTCATCGAAGCGCGTCACCTCTGCATGGAGATGCGAGGTGTGAAAAAGCCCGGAACCCTCACCGTCACCTCGGCCATTCGCGGAGCGTTTGAAAACGCCAAGGTGCGGGAGGAATTCCTGGGCTTTTTGAACCGCAGCCAAAAGTGGTAA
- a CDS encoding ABC transporter permease, with amino-acid sequence MIRRIRALAYKETLHLLRDFRSLAALLIMPGVLLLMYGYALSFDVEHLRLGVVDQDQTPASRQLIQSFAAGTTFDLVAFSRDIRELDRWFDSFTVQAALVIPADFGANLQARRKAPVQFVVDGSDARTATAVLAYGELLANVVSPKVVWYQGKGPVAAKPLVWYNPNLRSSIFLVPGLLAFILMITSVVATALAVVREKERGTVECLRATPLRPLELVLGKTLPYLILGLLAAALALAVAHGLFQVPVRGSLVWLFLITVLFLLGGLGWGLLISTVADTQQVAFQLGLLSTMLPTLLLSGFIFPISSMPRAIQLVTTLVPARYFLVALRGIVLKANPVAVWWDQALALAVFALVVLTVAVLRSRRTL; translated from the coding sequence TTGATCCGCCGTATTCGCGCGTTGGCTTATAAGGAAACCCTCCATTTGCTTCGGGATTTCCGCAGCTTGGCGGCGCTTTTGATCATGCCCGGAGTGTTGCTGCTCATGTACGGGTATGCCCTTTCCTTCGACGTGGAGCACCTGCGCCTGGGCGTCGTGGACCAGGACCAAACCCCAGCCTCCCGCCAGCTCATCCAAAGCTTTGCCGCCGGCACCACCTTTGACTTGGTGGCCTTTTCCCGGGACATCCGGGAGCTGGATCGCTGGTTCGATTCTTTTACCGTGCAGGCCGCGCTGGTGATCCCCGCGGATTTTGGCGCCAACCTCCAGGCCCGCCGCAAGGCTCCGGTGCAGTTTGTGGTGGACGGTTCCGATGCGCGCACCGCCACCGCGGTTTTGGCGTACGGCGAACTCCTCGCCAACGTCGTGTCCCCCAAGGTTGTTTGGTACCAGGGAAAAGGCCCGGTGGCAGCCAAACCGCTGGTCTGGTACAACCCCAACTTGCGCTCTTCGATCTTCCTGGTACCGGGCTTGTTGGCCTTCATCCTCATGATTACCTCGGTCGTAGCCACCGCCCTGGCCGTAGTGCGGGAAAAAGAGCGGGGCACCGTGGAATGCCTCCGGGCCACACCCCTGCGCCCCCTGGAGCTGGTGCTGGGCAAAACTTTGCCTTACCTGATCCTGGGTCTTTTGGCGGCGGCTTTGGCACTGGCCGTGGCCCACGGGCTTTTCCAGGTGCCGGTGCGCGGCTCTCTCGTCTGGCTTTTTCTCATCACCGTGCTTTTTCTCTTGGGCGGCCTGGGCTGGGGGCTTTTGATTTCCACCGTGGCCGACACCCAGCAGGTTGCCTTTCAGTTGGGCTTGCTTTCCACCATGCTGCCCACGCTGTTGCTCTCGGGCTTTATCTTTCCCATTTCCTCCATGCCCCGGGCCATTCAGCTGGTGACCACCCTGGTTCCCGCCCGCTACTTTCTGGTGGCGCTGCGGGGCATCGTCCTGAAGGCTAACCCGGTGGCAGTTTGGTGGGACCAAGCGCTGGCGCTGGCGGTTTTTGCGCTGGTCGTGCTCACGGTAGCGGTGCTGCGCAGCAGGAGGACCCTCTAA
- a CDS encoding glucose-1-phosphate thymidylyltransferase codes for MKGLILAGGYGTRLRPLTYTSAKQLVPVANKPVLFYGLEALAEAGIRDIGIVVGHTAQEIMEAVGDGSRWGVRVTYIPQDAPRGLAHAVLIAEEFMAGEPFVMYLGDNLVKDGIVPFVREFAQGGCNAQILLAHVPNPSQFGVAELGENGHVVRLEEKPANPKSDLALVGVYLFDHHVFEAVKAIKPSARGELEITDAIQYLVDAGYVVRPHIITGWWKDTGKVEDMLEANRIVLDGKERLVAGAVDGESRVEGKAVIEAGATVVRSVVRGPCIIGADAVVEDSFIGPYTAVGPRCRIVSCEVENSIVLEGSTLVQLPQRLEGCLIGKGVTVVRGNGRPQALRLVVGDHSRVEIP; via the coding sequence ATGAAGGGTTTGATCTTGGCAGGGGGCTACGGGACGCGCTTGCGGCCGCTCACCTACACGTCTGCTAAGCAGCTCGTCCCGGTGGCCAATAAGCCCGTGCTTTTTTACGGTTTGGAAGCGTTGGCGGAAGCGGGCATCCGCGACATCGGCATCGTCGTGGGGCACACGGCCCAGGAAATCATGGAAGCGGTGGGCGACGGCTCCCGGTGGGGGGTACGGGTGACCTACATCCCGCAGGATGCCCCCCGGGGCCTAGCCCACGCCGTGCTTATCGCCGAGGAATTCATGGCCGGTGAGCCGTTCGTCATGTACCTGGGGGACAACCTGGTAAAGGACGGCATCGTGCCCTTTGTCCGGGAGTTTGCCCAGGGGGGTTGCAACGCCCAAATCCTCCTGGCCCACGTGCCCAACCCTTCGCAATTTGGGGTGGCGGAGCTGGGGGAAAACGGCCACGTGGTGCGGCTGGAGGAAAAACCGGCCAACCCCAAGAGCGACCTGGCGCTGGTGGGGGTTTACCTCTTCGATCACCACGTGTTTGAAGCGGTCAAGGCCATCAAGCCGTCAGCCCGGGGTGAGCTGGAAATCACCGATGCCATTCAGTACCTGGTGGACGCCGGCTACGTGGTGCGCCCCCACATCATCACCGGCTGGTGGAAGGACACCGGCAAGGTGGAGGACATGCTGGAGGCCAACCGCATCGTGCTGGACGGCAAGGAGCGGCTGGTGGCTGGGGCTGTGGACGGGGAAAGCCGGGTGGAGGGGAAGGCAGTCATCGAAGCCGGGGCCACCGTTGTTCGCTCGGTGGTTCGTGGTCCCTGCATTATCGGTGCGGACGCGGTGGTGGAAGATTCGTTTATCGGCCCTTACACCGCGGTGGGGCCTCGCTGCCGGATCGTGTCCTGCGAGGTGGAGAACTCCATCGTTTTGGAGGGCTCCACCCTCGTACAGCTCCCCCAGCGGCTGGAGGGCTGCCTCATTGGCAAGGGAGTTACAGTCGTGCGAGGCAACGGACGACCGCAAGCGCTGCGGCTGGTGGTGGGCGATCACTCGCGGGTGGAGATTCCATGA
- a CDS encoding M20/M25/M40 family metallo-hydrolase, whose product MDWETVGRIRLEATRNSQVMETVQIMTDLLGPRLTNSPNMRRAELWAKETLEKWGLANVHLEGFEFGRGWTFSRCAVEMTKPTEAVLIAFPEAWSPGTNGRKLGEVVRVSLESEADLEQQKGKLAGKIVLLSKAADIKPPEEPLFKRYKEEDLEELEQFPIRPPRDEEWRRQARKEWTFGRKRAEFLMAEGVIATVEVSSRDGGPVRVMGTPAYRIGFPEGVPALVMAAEHYNRLVRLVEKGEKVELAVEVDARFLDGDTKAYNVIAEIPGTDLKDQVVMAGAHFDSWHTGTGATDNAASCAVVMEAARILKSLGIKPRRTIRIALWNSEEQGLNGSRAYVCQHFACWEPQEKPKDDLPESLQEGERRLVRKKDFEKLAAYFNLDFGAGAIRGIYTQENLAVKPIFSAWLAAVEDLGAKTVAVRAVGGTDHLSFDRVGLPGFQFIQDGLDYMTRTHHTHLDTYDRLQREDLVKNSAILATFLYQAAMRDEPLPRKPIPSPSTSPR is encoded by the coding sequence GTGGACTGGGAAACCGTTGGGCGGATCCGCCTGGAGGCCACCAGAAACTCGCAGGTGATGGAAACGGTCCAGATCATGACGGACCTCCTGGGGCCGCGGCTTACCAACTCGCCCAACATGCGCCGGGCCGAGCTGTGGGCCAAAGAAACCCTGGAAAAGTGGGGTCTTGCCAACGTTCATCTGGAGGGCTTCGAGTTTGGCCGGGGCTGGACCTTTTCCCGTTGTGCCGTGGAAATGACCAAGCCCACCGAGGCGGTGCTCATTGCCTTCCCCGAAGCGTGGTCGCCGGGAACCAACGGGCGCAAGCTTGGCGAGGTGGTTCGCGTGAGCCTGGAAAGCGAAGCGGACCTGGAGCAACAAAAGGGAAAGCTGGCAGGTAAGATCGTGCTTTTGAGCAAAGCCGCCGACATCAAGCCGCCGGAGGAGCCGCTTTTCAAGCGGTACAAGGAGGAAGACCTGGAGGAGCTGGAGCAGTTTCCCATTCGCCCGCCCAGGGACGAGGAGTGGCGCCGCCAGGCCAGAAAGGAGTGGACCTTTGGCCGTAAGCGGGCGGAGTTCCTGATGGCCGAAGGGGTCATTGCCACCGTGGAGGTGAGCTCCCGCGATGGCGGTCCGGTGCGGGTGATGGGCACCCCCGCTTACCGCATCGGGTTCCCCGAAGGTGTGCCTGCTTTGGTGATGGCCGCCGAGCACTACAACCGGCTGGTGAGGCTAGTGGAAAAGGGCGAAAAAGTGGAGCTGGCGGTGGAGGTGGACGCCCGTTTTCTCGACGGTGACACCAAAGCGTACAACGTTATTGCCGAAATTCCCGGAACCGATTTGAAGGACCAGGTGGTGATGGCCGGAGCCCATTTTGACTCCTGGCACACCGGCACCGGGGCTACCGACAACGCCGCCTCCTGCGCGGTGGTAATGGAAGCAGCCCGCATCCTCAAAAGCCTCGGCATCAAGCCCCGGCGCACCATCCGCATTGCCCTGTGGAACAGCGAAGAGCAAGGCCTCAACGGCTCCCGGGCCTACGTCTGCCAGCACTTTGCTTGCTGGGAGCCCCAAGAAAAACCCAAAGACGACCTGCCGGAAAGCCTTCAGGAGGGGGAACGGAGGCTGGTGCGCAAGAAGGACTTCGAAAAGCTGGCGGCGTATTTCAACCTGGACTTTGGCGCCGGCGCCATTCGCGGCATTTACACCCAGGAAAACCTGGCGGTAAAGCCCATTTTCAGTGCCTGGCTGGCGGCGGTGGAGGATTTGGGTGCCAAAACCGTGGCGGTGCGGGCGGTGGGAGGCACCGACCACCTGTCCTTTGACCGCGTGGGGCTTCCGGGCTTCCAGTTCATTCAAGACGGCTTGGACTACATGACCCGCACCCACCACACACACTTGGACACCTACGACCGGTTGCAGCGGGAAGACCTGGTGAAAAACTCGGCGATCCTCGCCACCTTCCTGTACCAGGCGGCCATGCGCGACGAGCCCCTGCCCCGCAAACCGATCCCCTCGCCGTCCACGAGCCCACGGTAA
- a CDS encoding ABC transporter permease, whose product MRAILALMRKELLQLKRDRKILPILFLAPIFQLIILGYAATTDVKLVELGLCDLDRSSESRALLERFTASRYFALVAVVSDQRQLDGLVAAGKVKLALTIPEGYGAARLRGEPVAVQLLVDGSDATTGTVGLAYAQGVLLQVNREARLQPIIEVRPKVLYNPDLLSRNFMVPGVLAMIIMVTTMMLASMALVKERELGSWEQLLVTPLLPRQIILGKLVPYALVGFVEILTALPVVVFYFHVPLRSSVWLLLLLCVPFVLATLGLGLLVSTLAETQQQAMMLAAFVFMLPQIYLSGFIFPIENMPRFFQMLTYAVPLRYFVTILRGVFLKGVGLEVLWPQVLALVVVDGVILLVARMRFRRSLS is encoded by the coding sequence ATGCGGGCAATTCTCGCCCTCATGAGGAAGGAGCTTTTGCAGCTGAAAAGGGACCGAAAGATCCTGCCGATCCTTTTTCTGGCGCCCATTTTCCAGCTCATCATCTTGGGCTACGCCGCCACCACCGACGTGAAGCTGGTGGAGCTGGGGCTTTGCGACTTGGACCGCAGCAGCGAATCGCGCGCCCTGCTGGAGCGCTTCACAGCCTCCCGCTACTTTGCCCTGGTGGCGGTGGTTTCAGACCAGCGGCAGCTGGACGGTTTGGTGGCGGCGGGGAAGGTCAAGCTGGCGCTAACGATCCCCGAAGGCTACGGGGCAGCCCGGCTGCGGGGCGAGCCGGTGGCCGTGCAGCTCCTGGTGGATGGTTCCGACGCCACCACCGGCACGGTGGGGCTGGCCTACGCCCAGGGGGTGCTGCTCCAGGTCAACCGCGAAGCCAGGTTGCAGCCAATCATCGAGGTGCGCCCCAAGGTTTTGTACAACCCCGACTTGCTTTCCCGCAACTTCATGGTGCCGGGGGTTTTGGCCATGATCATCATGGTCACCACCATGATGCTGGCTTCCATGGCGCTGGTGAAGGAACGGGAGCTGGGAAGCTGGGAACAGCTTTTGGTCACGCCGCTTTTGCCGCGCCAAATCATCCTGGGCAAGCTCGTGCCTTACGCGCTGGTGGGTTTTGTGGAAATCCTCACCGCGCTGCCGGTGGTTGTCTTTTACTTTCACGTTCCCCTGCGCAGCTCGGTGTGGCTGTTGCTGCTGCTTTGCGTGCCCTTTGTGCTGGCCACTTTGGGGTTGGGGCTTTTGGTTTCCACGCTTGCCGAGACCCAGCAGCAAGCCATGATGCTCGCCGCTTTCGTGTTCATGCTGCCGCAAATTTACCTTTCGGGCTTTATCTTCCCCATTGAAAACATGCCGCGGTTTTTCCAGATGCTCACCTACGCGGTGCCGCTGCGCTACTTCGTCACGATCCTCCGGGGGGTTTTCCTCAAAGGCGTGGGGCTGGAGGTCCTTTGGCCCCAGGTGCTGGCGCTGGTGGTGGTGGATGGGGTGATTCTGCTGGTGGCGCGAATGCGCTTTCGTCGGAGCTTGAGCTAG